A genomic stretch from Terriglobales bacterium includes:
- a CDS encoding HD domain-containing protein, producing the protein GGDEDLAIAALLHDAVEDCGGQPTLRLIRRQFGHRVARVVEECTDADTIPKPPWRERKERYLAHLPHASADGRMVSAADKLHNARAILSDYRLVGDNVWERFKGGRDGTLWYYRSLVDTFRALGTNRVVEELARTVDELERTISNKR; encoded by the coding sequence GGGCGGCGACGAGGACCTGGCCATCGCTGCCCTGCTGCACGACGCGGTGGAAGACTGCGGCGGGCAACCGACCCTGAGGCTCATCCGTCGCCAGTTCGGACATCGCGTGGCCCGCGTGGTCGAGGAGTGCACCGACGCCGACACCATCCCCAAGCCTCCCTGGCGCGAGCGCAAGGAACGCTATCTTGCCCACTTGCCCCACGCTTCCGCGGACGGACGCATGGTCTCTGCCGCCGACAAGCTGCACAACGCCCGCGCCATCCTGTCTGACTACCGGTTGGTCGGTGACAACGTGTGGGAGCGCTTCAAGGGCGGGCGCGACGGAACACTGTGGTATTACCGCTCGCTGGTCGATACCTTCCGTGCCCTCGGCACCAACCGCGTGGTCGAAGAGCTGGCCAGGACGGTGGACGAGCTGGAAAGAACGATAAGCAATAAGCGATAA